A stretch of Thermodesulfovibrionales bacterium DNA encodes these proteins:
- a CDS encoding flavin reductase family protein, giving the protein MEKIPLEKRLFCLPWTQTILGTHLKGKVNFMALDWLTRVNFEPAMIGICLNRQNASHAAVEDTGEFSVNVPNVAMVEVTDYTGIVSGRTVDKSGLFEVFYGELPSAPMIKTCPITMECRLVETVSLPTNSFFIGEIVTLYSEERFLTDGKPDVKKMNPFVLTMPDNRYWSIGEPVGKAWNAGIALRERLKQP; this is encoded by the coding sequence ATGGAAAAGATACCTTTAGAAAAAAGGTTGTTCTGTCTCCCCTGGACCCAGACCATTCTCGGCACCCACCTGAAGGGAAAGGTTAATTTCATGGCGCTCGATTGGCTGACCCGCGTTAACTTTGAACCGGCCATGATCGGCATCTGTCTCAATAGACAGAATGCATCGCACGCCGCCGTAGAGGATACCGGAGAATTCAGCGTGAACGTCCCGAATGTTGCTATGGTGGAAGTCACGGATTACACCGGCATCGTCTCGGGGCGGACCGTTGACAAGTCAGGCCTCTTCGAAGTCTTCTACGGGGAATTACCGTCTGCACCCATGATCAAGACCTGTCCCATCACCATGGAATGCAGACTGGTCGAAACGGTTTCGCTTCCAACGAATTCTTTCTTCATCGGCGAGATTGTCACTCTTTACTCGGAAGAGCGGTTTCTGACTGACGGAAAGCCGGATGTGAAGAAAATGAACCCTTTCGTTCTTACGATGCCTGATAATCGGTACTGGTCGATTGGTGAGCCTGTCGGTAAGGCGTGGAATGCGGGGATAGCCCTACGGGAACGATTGAAGCAACCGTAG
- the typA gene encoding translational GTPase TypA: MKDREEGMRGFVGIMKREELRNIAIIAHVDHGKTTLVDGMLRQGGIFRSHERVQERVMDNIDLERERGITIMAKNTAVQYDGVKINIVDTPGHADFGGEVERTLKMVDGVLLLVDASEGPLPQTRFVLKKALELKLPPVLVINKIDRSDARIQEVLNEVYDLFIDLDATEEQLEFPVLYTNAKLGFAKLNLEDEPQDLKPLFETIVNTIPPPEGDRGGALQLLVTNIDYDDYVGRIAIGRIFSGSVRVGDYVAIATGDSSITKTKVTSMYTFQGLERIAAKEASAGEIVALSGIEGITIGDTITNIDTPLPLPRIKVDEPTISMVFLVNTSPFAGREGRFVTSRNLRERLEKELLYNVAIRVDFSETDFFTVMGRGELQLAILIEMMRREGYELSVAMPEIITKRIDGVLHEPMELLVIDLPEEYVGVVTQQVGMRRGRMQKMQNNGYGRVRLEFRIPSRGLIGFRSQFLTDTRGTGLLNHLFDGYEPWQGAISKRQTGALVADRPGKSTIYALFHLQPRGVLFIRENTPVYEGMIIGENSRDNDLDVNVIKEKKLTNIRAANADEALQLIPPHVMSLEQAIEFIKEDELVEVTPESIRLRKRVLEANKRPRGKKD; the protein is encoded by the coding sequence GTGAAAGACCGAGAAGAAGGAATGAGAGGGTTTGTCGGAATCATGAAACGGGAAGAACTGAGAAATATCGCTATTATCGCCCATGTAGACCACGGGAAGACTACCCTTGTCGACGGAATGCTGAGGCAGGGAGGTATCTTCCGCTCACATGAGAGGGTGCAGGAGCGTGTCATGGATAACATAGATCTCGAGCGTGAGCGAGGGATCACGATCATGGCGAAGAATACCGCGGTCCAGTATGACGGCGTGAAGATCAACATCGTAGATACGCCCGGCCACGCGGACTTCGGAGGAGAGGTCGAGAGGACGCTTAAGATGGTAGACGGCGTGCTCCTGCTTGTCGACGCATCGGAGGGCCCGCTGCCTCAGACGCGGTTTGTGTTGAAGAAGGCCCTTGAACTTAAGCTGCCCCCTGTCCTCGTGATCAACAAGATAGACAGATCCGATGCGAGGATTCAGGAAGTCCTCAACGAGGTCTACGACCTCTTCATCGACCTCGATGCCACGGAGGAACAGCTCGAGTTCCCCGTTCTCTACACGAATGCAAAGCTCGGTTTCGCGAAGCTGAATCTTGAAGACGAACCGCAGGATCTGAAACCGCTCTTCGAGACGATCGTGAATACGATACCTCCGCCTGAGGGCGACCGGGGAGGGGCGTTGCAGCTCCTTGTCACGAATATCGACTATGACGACTATGTGGGAAGGATAGCGATAGGACGCATCTTCTCCGGCTCGGTGCGGGTCGGTGATTATGTCGCGATCGCAACCGGAGACTCCTCAATCACAAAGACGAAAGTCACGTCGATGTACACCTTCCAGGGGCTCGAGCGGATTGCGGCGAAGGAGGCCTCGGCAGGAGAGATCGTGGCCCTCTCAGGAATCGAGGGGATAACCATCGGAGACACGATCACGAATATCGATACGCCTCTGCCGCTGCCACGGATCAAGGTCGACGAGCCTACCATCTCGATGGTCTTTCTCGTCAATACCTCGCCCTTTGCGGGGAGAGAGGGAAGGTTTGTGACGTCTCGGAATTTGCGGGAGAGGCTCGAAAAGGAGCTCCTCTACAATGTCGCGATACGGGTCGATTTTTCCGAGACGGACTTCTTCACCGTCATGGGCAGGGGAGAGTTACAGCTCGCCATCCTCATCGAGATGATGCGGAGAGAGGGGTATGAGCTGTCCGTCGCGATGCCGGAAATCATAACGAAGAGGATAGACGGCGTTCTCCATGAGCCCATGGAGCTGCTCGTCATAGATCTGCCGGAAGAGTATGTCGGCGTCGTTACCCAGCAGGTCGGGATGAGAAGGGGGAGGATGCAGAAGATGCAGAACAACGGTTACGGCAGGGTGAGGCTTGAATTCAGGATACCCTCCCGCGGGCTGATCGGGTTTCGGTCGCAATTCCTGACCGATACCAGGGGGACGGGGCTGCTCAATCATCTTTTTGACGGTTACGAGCCCTGGCAGGGAGCCATTTCGAAGAGGCAGACAGGCGCCCTCGTTGCCGACAGGCCGGGAAAATCTACGATCTACGCTCTCTTCCATCTCCAACCGAGGGGGGTCCTCTTCATCAGGGAAAACACGCCGGTGTATGAGGGCATGATCATCGGCGAGAACTCACGGGACAATGACCTCGATGTGAACGTCATCAAAGAAAAGAAGCTCACGAACATTCGTGCTGCCAATGCAGACGAGGCGCTCCAATTGATCCCCCCGCACGTCATGAGCCTGGAACAGGCCATAGAATTCATCAAGGAAGATGAACTCGTGGAGGTGACACCCGAATCGATTCGCTTGCGGAAAAGAGTGCTCGAGGCGAACAAGAGACCGAGGGGCAAGAAGGATTGA